From the genome of Chthoniobacterales bacterium:
TTTGAACTCGAGCAAGTTGGCGATGTAGCGTCCTTTGGCCGCACGGCCCATCTCCGGAATATTGTAGGCTTTCTCCACGTAGCATCGGCCCTTTTTGGTGAAGAACACGAGGTAATCGTGCGTGCTGGCGGTGAAGAGGTGTTCGACGAAATCGTCTTCCTCGTTCTCGGTCGTGGCCTCGCGGGTCTGCATGCCGATGACGCCTTTGCCGCCGCGTTTCTGGGCGCGGTAGTTGCTGACCGCGGTGCGTTTGATGAACCCGCGGTGGGTCACGGTGATGATGCAGCCTTCGTTGGTGATGAGGTCTTCGATGTTGATCTCGCCTTCGTCGGGGACGATGTCGGTGAGGCGGGGGCCGGCGTATTTGGTCTTAATCTCGCGCAGCTCGGTCTTGATGATGTCGAGGACGCGCTCCTCGCGGGCGAGGATGTCCATGAGGTCCTCGATGGTGGAGAGCAGTTCTTTGTATTCTCCGAGGACCTTGTCGCTTTCCAGTCCGGTCAGTTGGTAGAGGCGGAGTTCGAGGATGTCGTCGACCTGCTGTTCGCTGAGGAGGTATTCGCCGTCGGTCAGGCGCACTTCGCTGCGGATTTTGACCCCGAATTTCTCGACCTGCTTGCGGGTGAATTCGAAGGCGAGGAGTTTGACTTTGGCTTCTTCGCGGTTTTTCGATCCGCGGATGATGCGGATGAATTCGTCGAGGTTGGCCAAGGCGATGAGGAAAGCCTCGAGTTTCTCGGCGCGGACTTCGGCTTCGCCGAGGAGGTGGGACGTGCGGCGGAGGACGACTTCGCGGCGGTGCTCGATGTAGCAGAAGATGGCTTCTTTAAGCGAAAGGAGCTTCGGCTTCCCGTGGTCGATGGCCAGCATCGTGATGGGGAAGGAGGATTCGAGCGCGGTGTGCTTGTAGAGGTTGTTGATGACAACCTTCGGGTTGGCGTCGCGTTTGAGTTCGACCACGACGCGCGTTTTTTCGTCCGACTCGTCGCGGATGGCGCTGATGTCGGTGATCGTCTTCTGGTTGACCAGATCGGCGATGCGCTCGACGAGGGTGGCGCGGTTGACGTTGTAGGGGATCTCGGTGATGACGATCTGCTCGCGGTTGCCCTTGAGTTCCTCCACTCCGGCTTTGCCGCGGACTTTGACCGAACCGCGGCCGGTTTCGAGGTATTGGCGGATGCCGCCGACGCCGCAAAGTTGGCAGCCCGTCGGGAAGTCCGGGCCTTTGACGTGCTTCATCAGGCCGTCGAGCGTGATGTCGGGCTTGTCGATCTGCGCGCAGATGGCGTCGATGACCTCGCCGAGATTGTGCGGCGGCATGTTGGTGGCCATGCCGACGGCGATGCCGGTGCCGCCGTTGACAAGGAGATTCGGGAACGCGGCAGGAAAGACGACCGGTTCGGTCAGGCGCTCGTCATAGTTCGGGACAAAATCGACGGTGGACTTGTCCATGTCGGCCATGAGAGCCGTGCCCAGATGGGTGAGGCGCGCCTCGGTGTAACGCATGGCGGCCGGCGGATCGCCTTCCACCGAGCCGAAGTTTCCCTGGCCATCGACGAGCGTCTCGCGCATGGCCCAGTCCTGCGCCATGTGCACGAGTGTGGGGTAGATGACCGCTTCGCCGTGCGGATGGTAGTTGCCGCTGGTGTCACCGCAAATTTTTGCGCACTTGATGTGCTGCCGCCCGGGAAACAAGCGCAGGTCGTGCATCGCGTAGAGGATGCGGCGCTGGGCGGGCTTGAGTCCGTCGCGCGCATCAGGCAAGGCGCGGGAGATGATGACGGACATGGAGTAATCGAGGAAGGAGCGTGACATCTCCTCCGCGACATCGATGGGTTCGACTTTTTCGTTCTGCGTATACACGGGTTGAAACGGCGTTGAATAGAGAACCGGACGTGGTCCGGTGAAGCGGAAAGGATTGTGTTCGTTGGGAGCGCTTTACTCCAGCGCAAAGGAGGCTGTCGTTGCGGTTTTTTGACGTTGCATTCGGACAAAGAAAAACGGCGCCGGATTTCTCCGGCGCCGTTTGTGAATCGAATCAGACGTTCAATTAGAACGCGAAGCGGACGCCATAACGCCACTGCATCTGATTGTTAGCGAGGCCGCTAACATTCGAGAAGAGATAGCGCAGGTCGCTGAACAGACCGATGTTTTCGGTCACGCGATATTCCAGACCGCCGCCGACATGGCCGAAGCCTTGACCGGACATACGATAGCGCTGACCGGTGGTGCCACTCAAAGTGCCACTAGTATATCCAGCACTGTTAGGAACATTGCCGTATTGCGCACCGCCACCGACCAAGAGGTAGGGAGCGAGGTTCCACGAGCAGATCGGGTAACGCAGAATGAGGTTACCAGTGGTCTGCCAGCGGGTGTAGCCGTAGTTGCCGATGTCAGTGCTACCGGTTCCAGCTGAGTTACGCCCGAAGACGCTCTGTTCGATGCCCAAGCCGACATACTTCATGAAGAAGTAGTTCACGCCGAGGCCACCACCCCAAGCCGGACGGCCCGAGAGCTGACGGCTGGTCGTGTTGGGAATGAAGAAGTTGCCGGAGTTACCTTTGTAGAAATCTCCCAGACCGAAAAGGTCGAGTTGGATTTCTTGGTCGCGGAAGAGGCAAGGCTCTTCGACGGCAACCACTTCTTTGGAGGCGGTGGCAGTGCCCGCGAACGCCGAGGTAGCGGCGACAGCGGCCATGACACCTGTGATGATGTATTTTTTCATGATGGTTTTAGGTTTGTTTGCGTTACGGAATTGTTCCGTGACGCCAAAGTAGTGCAAACGTTCAAAACCCGGCAAGGATTTTTTTCACAAAACGGGAAATTCTTCGCACTTTGTTTTCGCTGTTTTTGCACGATTCCTCGAACTTTCAGGCATTGGCCGATTTTTTCCCAGTGAGCACTCACAATCTGCGGGACTTTGGCCGGGCGGGAACCCACGGCGGGGATCGGTCCTCCAGCCAGCAAGGGCGCGATATAAAAAGTCACTTCATCGGCCAGACTTTCTTTGAATAGCTGCCCCAAGGTGTGTCCGCCGCCTTCGACCAAGACCGATTGAATGCCGCGCTTGGCAAGATCACGAAGGACGCCTTTTAGCGTCTGGTTCGTGGCAACGATCGTTTTGTGGCGCCAGCGATCTTTGAACACTTTGCTTTTGGCTGGCGGTCTTCCACGCGGCGCCCAAATCACGCGCCAAGGCTGCGCAGCACCGCGGATGCCGCGCACGGTCAATGCTGGATCATCGGTCCGCACAGTATTGGCGCCGACCAGCATGGCATCGACCCGGGCGCGGAGTTTCATGGCGTCCGCCCGCGCGGCCTTGGAAGTTATCCACTGACTTTCGCCCGGCGGGCGGCTGAGGCGCCCGTCGAGCGACATTCCGCATTTGGCAACGACCCACGGTCGTCCGGTGGACATGAAATGGTTGAACTCCGGGTTCAGTGCCGCGCATTCCTTATCCAACACGCCGGATGTGAGCGCCAAACCCGCCTTTCGAAGAATGCGCAATCCGCGTCCGCGGTGTTTCGGATTCGGGTCGATGGCTCCTGCCACAACGCGTGCAACGCCGGCGGCGATCAGCGCCTCGGTGCACGGTCCGGTGCGCCCGCGGGTCGAGCACGGTTCGAGAGTCACATACAGCGTTGCTCCCAGCGCGGCGCGCGAATTTTTCAGAGAGCGCAGCGCTTCGATCTCCGCATGTGGTGCTCCCGCGCGCCGGTGCCATCCGCGTCCGATGATGCGTCCGTCCTTGACGATCACGCATCCCACGGCGGGGTTCGGGCGCGTGTGTCCGTGACCCTTGCACGCAAGCCGGATCGCCTCGCGCATGAATTTTTCGTCGCGGGTCATGGTCAGGTTAATCTATGCAAACCATGTTTTCGACGCCGAGCGCGGTATGATGGAACGGGTGGCCGACGGGACTCGAACCCGCAACAACCGGAATCACAATCCGGGGCTCTGCCATTGAGCTACGGCCACCATTATCGGGGTGGGAATTCTTAAGCAGCGCGGCGCGTGGTGTCAAACGCGCCCGCGCCGCAGTTGCGCTGCGCGGCGGGAAGGTGTAGCCAAGCGTGTATGCGCCTGCTTGCGCTTTTGTTGCCGCTGCTTCTGCTCTGCGGTTGCGCGCGTCTGAGCGACACGGAGATTTATTACACGCCGGTGGCGGGTCCGGTTTACCCGCCCCTGGACAAGAAAGCGCCGGTGCCCGTGCTGTCCGAGCCGCCTTCGTGGCCGCACCGGGTGATCGGTCGCTTCGCAACGGTGTCGGACCAGGGCTATCCGTTCCTTTACCGTGCGTTGCTTTACAATGCTCGGCGCGCGGGCGCGGATGCCGTGATCCTGCGCAAGCTGGCCTTCGACACACGCCAGAACTTCAACTACATCCCGGCGCACTGGGAGAACATCCCGCAGACCAACATTTTCTACCAGACGGTGCAAAACAGTCAGGGCCAGTGGGTGACGGTGCCTCAGGTTTACACCACGTTTGTCCCTGTTTTCCGGCCCGAGCAAACAGTCGTGACCGACGTGCAATGGACGGAGATTGCGGCCGAAATGATCGTGCGCAAGGGCAAAGCGCCCCTGGCCATCGCGCCGGTGGACAGCCGTTAGCCGCCATGGAAGAGACGCATCTCCGCAAGCAGAGGCAGACGGTCAAACTCGGGCTGATCAAGGCGGTGTCGGATCTGTTTCCCGACTATCGTTTGAAGACGGCCTATTCGATCCAGGAGGGCGTGTATTGCAATCTCGTCGGATCGACGCTGTCCGAGCGCGAGGTGCGGCGCATCGAAGAGCATCTCGATGCGTGGGTGGCGTCCGACCGTCCCGTGCATTTTCTGCGCCATGAGGACGGCTATTACCATTATGACGTGGACGGCTTGCTGGTCCGCGCTCTTTACCCCGCGGAAAACCGTTCCTCGCTTGTCGAGCCGTTCAACATCATCCCTTTTTCCTCCGGCTTCATCGTGGACTTCGGCGACGTGAAGTGCAGCGGCGACACGCCTTTGATCCCGCCGGAGAAGTTGGCGGAATCCTACGAAAAGACCCAGCGGTGGCTGCGCAACATCAACATCGAGCTGGTGGCCGATGTGAACGAATTCATGGACTCCGGCCGGAGCCACGAAATCCTCGGCATCTCGGAGGCTTTGCAGGAAAAAGAGATTTCCGACATCGCGGACATGATTTTGCAACAGCGCCGCGCCCTGCGTGTGCTGCTCATTTCCGGTCCCTCGTCGTCCGGCAAAACAAGTTTTGCCCAGCGACTGGCCACGCAGCTCAAGGTCAACGGTCTGCGTCCGGTCCCGCTCTCGCTCGACGACTACTTTCTCGACCGCGAGCAGACGCCGCGCGATGCGTCGGGGCGGCCCGATTTCGAGAGTCTCGGGGCGCTCGACTTGCACCTGCTTCAGGATCATGTCGCGCGGCTTGTGGAGGGTGAAGAGGTTGCGGCCCCGCGATTCGATTTCCATTGCGGTTGCCGCATCGCCGAAACGCGCCCCATGCGCCTCGGGCGCGGGGAGATCCTGGTGATCGAGGGTATCCACGCTCTCAATCCGCAACTTCTTCCAGGTCTCGAGCGCAACGTCTGCTGGAAAATCTACATCAACGCCCTTTTCGAGTTGAACCTCGACCTGATGAACCGCATTCCCACTACCGAGGTGCGGCTTATCCGGCGTCTTGTGCGCGGCGACCTGTTCCGCGGGACGCATCCGGAGAAGACCATCGACCAATGGTCGAGCGTCCGGCGCGGCGAATACCTCCATGTGTTCAAATACCAGGAGGAGGCGGACGCGATGTTCAACTCGAGCATGCTTTACGAGATGAATGCGTTGCGTCCGTTTGCCGAGAAGTCCCTTTGCAAAATCCCCGACCGCAGCACTCATGTGGCGACCCGCGACCGCCTGCTCAACCTGCTGGGATTTTTCCGTCCGATGCCGTCGGACAAAGTGCCGTGGAATTCGATCCTTCGCGAATTCATCGGGGGAAGTGTCTATTTCGACCCTGCCAACGGCGGCCACAAGCTGCCGCACTGAAGAAACTCAGCCCGGAGGCCAGTCCATGGGGCGTCCGCCCAGCAGATGAATGTGCAGGTGGGGGACGCTTTCGCCCGCGTCCGGGCCGTTGTTCATGACAAGCCGGTAGCCGCTTTTGTCGAGCCCCAACTCCACGGCGATTTCGCGGGCGGCAAGAAGGAGTTTTCCGAGCAATGGTCCGTCGGAATCGCGCGCCGCGCCGATGCGCGGGATGGCGCGTTGGGGGATGATAAGAACGTGCACCGGGGCCTGGGGATTGATGTCGTGGAATGCGAGGACATCGTCGTCGTTGCGGACGATATTCGCGGGGATTTCCCCCGCGGCGATGCGTTCGAAGATGGTCATGTGAGTTCCAGATCGAGCGTGCGGCGGCGCCCGAGGCGGGCGGCTTGACCGCGCACGTGGGCGACGATCTCGTTGCGCAGTTGCGCGCAGTCCTTGCGCCATGCGCGGGCGCGGCGCAGGCGTTTCACGCATGCGGCGAGATCGCAGAATTCAACCCGCGCCGTGCGGGTGGCGAGAATTCGGTGAAGTGTGCGGTCGAGTTCGCGGAAGAACGCGAGTTCGTATCCCGTGCCCGCCGTTTCGGCCAGCGCCGCCAGCGAGATGCGGACGGGCGGTTCCGGAAGGCGGAACCCGCGGGCCACATCCGGGTAGCCGATGACTTGCAGCACGCTTGAGACGAGGGTGTGGAGGCATTGGCTGGCGATGACATTCTCATCGAACTCGCGCTCGAGGTAGCTGGTGACGCTTTCCGCCACGTGGGGTGCGAGCCACCAGCGGTCGTAGCCGGCCGCGCCCGCGGCGTCGGCGACCGCGCGCTCGAGCCAGTGGCGCTCGAACCGCACGGCGCGGCTGTCGGAAAGGCGGACCAGCGGCAAGTTGTCGGCGAGGGCGATCAAGAGAAGTTGAGGTATGAGAGTTGAGAGAAAAGTTGAAAGAGAGATCAGGCGGGGACGGCTGATTCTTTCGCGACTTTGGACGGGACGTTGAAAAGCTCGGGTTGGTCGGGGCGGCGCGGGCTGCGCTTTTTCATCTGCTCGACTTCATCGACAAATTCGCCGGCCTCCTGGAACTGCCGGTAGATCGAGGCGTAGCGCACGTAGGCCACGGGATCGACCGCCTGCAATTTTTCCATGGCCCTCAGGCCGATGAGGCGGCTGGGCACTTCGCGTCCTGTTTCCGCGCCGAGTTCGGTGACGATTTCGTCCACCAGGCGCTCGAGAGTTTCCAGTTTGATCGGGCGCTTTTCGCAGGCTTTCGAGAGGCTGCTGAGCAATTTGTAACGGTGGAAAGGCTCGATCCGCCCGTTGCGCTTGAGCACGCGGAGTTCGATCTGCTCTATGGCCTCGTAGGTCGTGTAGCGGGTGCGGCAGGCGACACACTGGCGACGGCGGCGGATCCGCTCGCCTTCCTGGATGACTCGCGAGTCGATGACGCGATCGCGCAGGTCTCCACATCGGGGGCAACGCATAGTGTTGTCGTAAGAACTAACATGGTTGATACCACAAGGGATTGTGGCGTCAATTGCCGATCTGGCAGATTTTTCCCGTCTCCGGATCCCGCTGCAAGTGTCTCAGGCCGTCGGCTCCCGCGACGATCAAGTCGTCGGTCATGCCGAGAAAGAGCCCGTGGTCCACAACGCCGGCCCGATTGCACAATTCGGCCCCGAGTTCCTCGGGATTTTCGATGGGGCCGAAGTCGCAGTCGTAGATGAAGTTGCCCTCGTCTGTCTTGAAAGGCTGTCCGTCTTTTCCGAGGCGCAGGACGGGATTGCCTCCGAGGGCGGCGAGAAATTCCTTTTGGCTGCCGCGTCCGAAAGGAATCACCTCGACGGGAAGGTGGTGGATTGTTCCAAGGCGCGGGGACAGCTTCGATTCGTCGACCACGATGATCTGCCTCTTCGTGGCCTGCGCGACGACCTTCTCGTGCAGCAATGCGCCGCCGCCGCCCTTGATCACGTTGAGTTCCGGATCCACCTCGTCGGCACCGTCGATCGTCAGGTCGATGAAAGCCGGTCCTTCGTCATCGACGAGCGGCAGTCCGGCCTCGGCCGCGGCACGGGCGACCTCGTGCGAAGTGGCGAATGTGCGCAGTCCGGGCAATTCGCCGGCGCCATAACGGCGGGCGATCTCGCGCACCGCGTGGATCGCCGTCGAGCCGGTGCCGAGTCCGACGAGCATTCCCGGTTCGACAAAATCCACGGCACGCACGGCGGCGGCGCGTTTGAGGGCATCACGGTCTGGCTTGGACATCGGCGCATTGTGCCATGTCCCGTCGCGGACGGGAGAATTTTCGCCTGCGATCCGCCGGTCTTGACCTCCCTTGGAGCCGCGCGGAGTATCGGCCATCGGCGCGAAAGCGCGCAACGTTCCCATGGAAGAAGTCCTGCGCAACCAGATCCGCGAGTTTCTCGCAAGCAAGGGGCTGCGCAAGACCACGCAGCGCGACGCGATCATCGAAGCGGCCTTCAGCACCGACAAACACTATACGGCCGACGAACTGCTCGACATGGCGCGCGGGGTCGACCCCACCGTGAGTCGCGCCACGGTTTACCGCACGCTTCCCATTCTCGTGGAAAGCGGTCTTTTGCGCGAATTGGACCTGGCCCAGGGCCGCAAAGTTTACGACCCGAATTTTGTCGATCACCCGCATCACAACCACCTCATTTGCCTCGACTGCCATGCGATCCTGGAGTTCGAGGATCTCAACATGGAGCTTCTGGAAAACTGCATGGCCAAGCGCATGGGGTTCACCCCGGCCAACAAGCAGGTGCGCATCGAGGCGCGCTGCGACGAACTGCGGCTGAGCGGCATCTGCCACAAGCGGCGCGACGGAGTGGCGGGGGCTGTCTGAATTATGTGGCACGGCAGATTTTCCAAGGATCCTTCGGAGCGGTTGCGCGCCTTCGGCGAGTCGGTGTCTTTCGACAAACGTTTGGCGCTTCATGACATCGCGGGATCCAAAGCGCACGCGGCGGCGCTGCAACGGGCGGGGTTGATCGGCGCAGAAGAGTTGGCGGCGATGCGGTCCGGGCTCGACCAAATCGCTGACGAGATCCGCGCCGGCAATTTTGTTTGGCGCGAGGAACTCGAGGATGTCCACATGAACATCGAGTCGGCGCTCACGGCAAAAATCGGGGCGCCCGGAGCCAAGCTGCACACCGCGCGTTCCCGCAACGACCAAGTCGCGACCGACCTGCGCCTGTGGCTCCGCGATGAGACGGCTTCACTCGTCGATGCGGTGCGGGACTTGCAGCGCTCTTTGACCGGTCTCGCCGCCAAAGCGGCGGATGCAATTATGCCGGGCTACACGCATTTGCAGCGGGCCCAGCCCGTGCCGGCCGCCCATCATCTCCTGGCTTACGTGGAAATGCTCGAACGCGATGCGGGCCGCCTGCTCGATGCGTCGCGCCGCGCCAATGTGCTGCCGCTGGGTTCCGGCGCCATCGCGGGTTCGACCATCGTGCTCGACCGCGCGAAGGTTGCCGAGGAACTCGGTTTCGACGGCGTGACGCAGAACAGCATGGATGCCGTGTCCGACCGCGATTTCGCCTGCGAATACCTTTCCGCCTGCGCGATCTGCGGGATGCACCTGTCGCGCCTTTGCGAGGACGTCATCCTCTGGGCCTCCTCCGAATTCGGGTTCATCCGCCTGAGCGATGCGCACACCACGGGCTCGAGTTTGATGCCGCAGAAAAAGAATCCCGACATCGCGGAGCTTGCGCGCGGCAAGACGGGACGGCTCTACGGCAATCTTGTTTCGCTGCTCACAACGCTCAAGGGTCTGCCGCTGGCTTACAACCGCGACATGCAGGAAGACAAAGAGCCGGTGTTCGACTCGGCGGACACGCTGGGTGCATCGCTGGCGATCCTTGCCGAGATGTTCTCCGCCGCGGAATGGGATACCGATCGCATGCGCGCCGCTGCGGATGACCCATTGCTTGTGGCAACCGACTGGGCGGATTACCTGGTGCGCAAGGGAATGCCTTTCCGCGAGGCGCACGAGGTGGTTGGAAAATTGGTGGCGCTCGCCGCCGGACGCGGCGTGACGCTGCGCGAGTTGAAAGATGCCGACCTCGCCGCGGCCAGCAAGCTGTTCGGTCCCGATGCCAAGAATTGCCTCGATGCCGTGCGATCACTTGCGGCACGCACGGCCGAGGGTGCCCCTTCGCCCGCAAATGTGGCGAAGCGTCTGGACTGGTGGCGCAAGCATCTGTCGTCCGGAAAATGAGCGCCGGTTGGGAAGTCATCGGCGAAGACGTCCTTCTCGACACGCCGCATCTGCGGGTGACGAGGGAAACGGTGCGCACCCCGGCGAACCCTGCGGGAAGGGAGTGGACGAAAGTCACGCGCCGGGTGGGAGTGACGGTGGCGCCGAGGCT
Proteins encoded in this window:
- a CDS encoding histidine triad nucleotide-binding protein, with the protein product MTIFERIAAGEIPANIVRNDDDVLAFHDINPQAPVHVLIIPQRAIPRIGAARDSDGPLLGKLLLAAREIAVELGLDKSGYRLVMNNGPDAGESVPHLHIHLLGGRPMDWPPG
- the ribD gene encoding bifunctional diaminohydroxyphosphoribosylaminopyrimidine deaminase/5-amino-6-(5-phosphoribosylamino)uracil reductase RibD; translated protein: MTRDEKFMREAIRLACKGHGHTRPNPAVGCVIVKDGRIIGRGWHRRAGAPHAEIEALRSLKNSRAALGATLYVTLEPCSTRGRTGPCTEALIAAGVARVVAGAIDPNPKHRGRGLRILRKAGLALTSGVLDKECAALNPEFNHFMSTGRPWVVAKCGMSLDGRLSRPPGESQWITSKAARADAMKLRARVDAMLVGANTVRTDDPALTVRGIRGAAQPWRVIWAPRGRPPAKSKVFKDRWRHKTIVATNQTLKGVLRDLAKRGIQSVLVEGGGHTLGQLFKESLADEVTFYIAPLLAGGPIPAVGSRPAKVPQIVSAHWEKIGQCLKVRGIVQKQRKQSAKNFPFCEKNPCRVLNVCTTLASRNNSVTQTNLKPS
- a CDS encoding nucleoside kinase; amino-acid sequence: MEETHLRKQRQTVKLGLIKAVSDLFPDYRLKTAYSIQEGVYCNLVGSTLSEREVRRIEEHLDAWVASDRPVHFLRHEDGYYHYDVDGLLVRALYPAENRSSLVEPFNIIPFSSGFIVDFGDVKCSGDTPLIPPEKLAESYEKTQRWLRNINIELVADVNEFMDSGRSHEILGISEALQEKEISDIADMILQQRRALRVLLISGPSSSGKTSFAQRLATQLKVNGLRPVPLSLDDYFLDREQTPRDASGRPDFESLGALDLHLLQDHVARLVEGEEVAAPRFDFHCGCRIAETRPMRLGRGEILVIEGIHALNPQLLPGLERNVCWKIYINALFELNLDLMNRIPTTEVRLIRRLVRGDLFRGTHPEKTIDQWSSVRRGEYLHVFKYQEEADAMFNSSMLYEMNALRPFAEKSLCKIPDRSTHVATRDRLLNLLGFFRPMPSDKVPWNSILREFIGGSVYFDPANGGHKLPH
- a CDS encoding DNA topoisomerase 4 subunit A, with protein sequence MSRSFLDYSMSVIISRALPDARDGLKPAQRRILYAMHDLRLFPGRQHIKCAKICGDTSGNYHPHGEAVIYPTLVHMAQDWAMRETLVDGQGNFGSVEGDPPAAMRYTEARLTHLGTALMADMDKSTVDFVPNYDERLTEPVVFPAAFPNLLVNGGTGIAVGMATNMPPHNLGEVIDAICAQIDKPDITLDGLMKHVKGPDFPTGCQLCGVGGIRQYLETGRGSVKVRGKAGVEELKGNREQIVITEIPYNVNRATLVERIADLVNQKTITDISAIRDESDEKTRVVVELKRDANPKVVINNLYKHTALESSFPITMLAIDHGKPKLLSLKEAIFCYIEHRREVVLRRTSHLLGEAEVRAEKLEAFLIALANLDEFIRIIRGSKNREEAKVKLLAFEFTRKQVEKFGVKIRSEVRLTDGEYLLSEQQVDDILELRLYQLTGLESDKVLGEYKELLSTIEDLMDILAREERVLDIIKTELREIKTKYAGPRLTDIVPDEGEINIEDLITNEGCIITVTHRGFIKRTAVSNYRAQKRGGKGVIGMQTREATTENEEDDFVEHLFTASTHDYLVFFTKKGRCYVEKAYNIPEMGRAAKGRYIANLLEFK
- the nrdR gene encoding transcriptional repressor NrdR; translated protein: MRCPRCGDLRDRVIDSRVIQEGERIRRRRQCVACRTRYTTYEAIEQIELRVLKRNGRIEPFHRYKLLSSLSKACEKRPIKLETLERLVDEIVTELGAETGREVPSRLIGLRAMEKLQAVDPVAYVRYASIYRQFQEAGEFVDEVEQMKKRSPRRPDQPELFNVPSKVAKESAVPA
- the rpiA gene encoding ribose-5-phosphate isomerase RpiA translates to MSKPDRDALKRAAAVRAVDFVEPGMLVGLGTGSTAIHAVREIARRYGAGELPGLRTFATSHEVARAAAEAGLPLVDDEGPAFIDLTIDGADEVDPELNVIKGGGGALLHEKVVAQATKRQIIVVDESKLSPRLGTIHHLPVEVIPFGRGSQKEFLAALGGNPVLRLGKDGQPFKTDEGNFIYDCDFGPIENPEELGAELCNRAGVVDHGLFLGMTDDLIVAGADGLRHLQRDPETGKICQIGN
- the argH gene encoding argininosuccinate lyase gives rise to the protein MWHGRFSKDPSERLRAFGESVSFDKRLALHDIAGSKAHAAALQRAGLIGAEELAAMRSGLDQIADEIRAGNFVWREELEDVHMNIESALTAKIGAPGAKLHTARSRNDQVATDLRLWLRDETASLVDAVRDLQRSLTGLAAKAADAIMPGYTHLQRAQPVPAAHHLLAYVEMLERDAGRLLDASRRANVLPLGSGAIAGSTIVLDRAKVAEELGFDGVTQNSMDAVSDRDFACEYLSACAICGMHLSRLCEDVILWASSEFGFIRLSDAHTTGSSLMPQKKNPDIAELARGKTGRLYGNLVSLLTTLKGLPLAYNRDMQEDKEPVFDSADTLGASLAILAEMFSAAEWDTDRMRAAADDPLLVATDWADYLVRKGMPFREAHEVVGKLVALAAGRGVTLRELKDADLAAASKLFGPDAKNCLDAVRSLAARTAEGAPSPANVAKRLDWWRKHLSSGK
- a CDS encoding transcriptional repressor, whose amino-acid sequence is MEEVLRNQIREFLASKGLRKTTQRDAIIEAAFSTDKHYTADELLDMARGVDPTVSRATVYRTLPILVESGLLRELDLAQGRKVYDPNFVDHPHHNHLICLDCHAILEFEDLNMELLENCMAKRMGFTPANKQVRIEARCDELRLSGICHKRRDGVAGAV